The following nucleotide sequence is from Micromonospora sp. WMMD1120.
ACCGCCGCCCGGCTACCTCGCCGCGGCCCGGCGGATCACCGCCCGGCACGGTGCGCTGCTGGTCCTGGACGAGGTGCAGACCGGCGTCGGGCGTACCGGGCACTGGTTCGCGCACCAGGCCGAGGGCGTGGAGCCGGACGTGATCACCCTGGCCAAGGGGTTGGGCGGCGGTCTGCCCATCGGCGCGATGGTGGCCTTCGGTGACGCCGCGGACCTGCTCACCCCCGGCTCGCACGGCACCACCTTCGGCGGCAACCCGGTCAGCTGCGCGGCGGCGCTCGCCGTGGTGGCGACCATCGCGAACGAGGGCCTGCTCGACAACGTCAAGCGCGTCGGTGAGCGGCTGCGTCGCGGCATCGAGGCGCTGGGCCACCCGCTGATCGCCGGCGTACGCGGTGCCGGGCTGCTGCTCGGCGTGTCGCTCACCGCCCCGGTGGCGTCGGTGCTGGCCGAGGCCCTGCGGGAGGCGGGTTTCCTGGTCAACCCGGTTCAGCCGGGTGTGATCCGGTTGGCGCCGCCGCTGATCCTCACCGCCGCCCAGGCGGACGCCTTCCTCGCGGCGCTGCCCGCCGCGCTCGACGTGACAGCGCCGGCGGCGGCCGGCGCGGCGACCGAACCCTCCACCCAGACCACCACGACGGGGACGACTCGATGACCCGGCACTTCCTTCGCGACGACGACCTCACCCCCGCCGAGCAGTCCACGGTGCTCGACCTGGCGGCCCGGATGAAGGCGGACCGCTTCGGCCACCGACCGCTCGCCGGCCCCCGCTCGGTGGCGGTGCTGTTCGACAAGCAGAGCCTGCGGACCAGGTTCTCGTTCGACGTCGGGATCGCCGAGTTGGGCGGGCATCCCCTGGTCGTGGACACGCAGGTCACCCACTTCGGTCGGGGTGAGTCGCTGGCCGACGCCGGACGGGTGCTGTCCCGCTACGTCGCGGCGATCGTGCTGCGGACCCACGGTGACGACCGGATCGCCGAGGTGGCGTCGGGCGCCACCGTGCCGGTGGTCAACGCGCTCACCGACGGCTTCCACCCGTGCCAGCTGCTGGCCGACCTGCTGACCGTGCGGGAGCGGTGCGGCGGCACCGCCGGCCGGACCCTGGCGTACGTGGGGGACGGCGCGAACAACATGGCGCAGTCGTACCTGCTGGCCGGGGCGCTCGCCGGCATGCACGTCCGGGTCGCCGGCCCGGCCGGGTTCGCGCCGGACGCGGCGGTGGTGGACCGCGCGACGCGGATCGCCGCCGGCACCGGTGGGTCGGTGCGGGTGCTCACCGACCCGGTGCAGGCGGTACGCGACGCCGACGTGCTTGCGACCGACACCTGGACGTCGATGGGCCAGGAGTCCGACGGGCTGGACCGGATCACCCCGTTCCTGCCGTACCAGGTCAACAAGGAGTTGCTGGGCCAGGCCGCGCCGGACGCGATAGTGCTGCACTGCCTTCCCGCGCACCGGGGCGAGGAGATCACCGACGAGGTGCTCGACGGCCCGCAGAGCGCTGTCTTCGACCAGGCGGAGAACCGGCTGCACGCGCAGAAGGCGCTGCTGGCCTTCCTACTGGACGCGGCGCAGGGGGAGCGACGATGACCGCGCCGCTGACCCGCGCGGCCCGGCACGCCCGGATCGTGGAGCTGATCCGTGGCACGGCGATCCGGTCGCAGACCGAACTGGCCGACCTGCTCGCCGGTGACGGCGTCGGCGTCACCCAGGCCACGCTCTCCCGGGACCTGGAG
It contains:
- a CDS encoding acetylornithine transaminase encodes the protein MSTLAQRWSQSMMDNYGTPPLALVSGAGAVVVDEAGREYLDLVGGIAVNALGHAHPAVVAAVSKQVATLGHVSNLYVAEPPVALAELLLALAGRPGRVFFANSGAEANEAAFKLSRLTGRSQVVATRGGFHGRTMGALALTGQPAKVDPFRPLPGEVTHVDYGDVAALDAAVSDATAMVILEPIQGENGVLVPPPGYLAAARRITARHGALLVLDEVQTGVGRTGHWFAHQAEGVEPDVITLAKGLGGGLPIGAMVAFGDAADLLTPGSHGTTFGGNPVSCAAALAVVATIANEGLLDNVKRVGERLRRGIEALGHPLIAGVRGAGLLLGVSLTAPVASVLAEALREAGFLVNPVQPGVIRLAPPLILTAAQADAFLAALPAALDVTAPAAAGAATEPSTQTTTTGTTR
- the argF gene encoding ornithine carbamoyltransferase is translated as MTRHFLRDDDLTPAEQSTVLDLAARMKADRFGHRPLAGPRSVAVLFDKQSLRTRFSFDVGIAELGGHPLVVDTQVTHFGRGESLADAGRVLSRYVAAIVLRTHGDDRIAEVASGATVPVVNALTDGFHPCQLLADLLTVRERCGGTAGRTLAYVGDGANNMAQSYLLAGALAGMHVRVAGPAGFAPDAAVVDRATRIAAGTGGSVRVLTDPVQAVRDADVLATDTWTSMGQESDGLDRITPFLPYQVNKELLGQAAPDAIVLHCLPAHRGEEITDEVLDGPQSAVFDQAENRLHAQKALLAFLLDAAQGERR